From the genome of Anaplasma ovis str. Haibei, one region includes:
- a CDS encoding D-alanyl-D-alanine carboxypeptidase family protein, giving the protein MTRRLLLSFSVLALFCLALVPTCPLHALKMHTKAPHAIVYELGSRTVLFEHDADTATSPSSMSKLMTLYLVFQHLHAGVIKMEDTFSVSESAWKRGGSSAFLKVGQMVAVSDLIRGVAVSSGNDACIALAEGVSGSQEQFVEDMNGLAKEMNLTNSSFTNVTGWPDEGHVMSVRDILTLSVRIFEDFPEYYHVFGEKQFTYNGVTQKNYNTLLNYNVGVDGIKTGHTEKAGYGIAASAQKDNRRVFVVVNGLKTETERAYETKRLLLYAFNRFETKVIFPAGSIIGEVKVWNGRSKAIKMHVLDDVVISYPKDLSKGVKAFISHKSIVAAPVKKGQEIGVLSVQIPGMADKVFPVYAAAEVEALGPVRAFFRSLKHAILR; this is encoded by the coding sequence GTGACCAGGCGTCTTCTGCTTAGCTTTTCCGTGCTCGCGCTCTTCTGCTTAGCGTTGGTTCCCACCTGCCCTTTGCACGCACTCAAGATGCATACAAAGGCGCCGCACGCAATTGTGTATGAGCTGGGCTCCAGAACAGTGCTCTTTGAGCATGATGCTGACACTGCAACATCACCTTCTTCCATGAGCAAGCTGATGACGTTGTATCTCGTGTTTCAGCACCTTCACGCCGGCGTGATCAAGATGGAAGACACATTCTCCGTTAGTGAAAGTGCGTGGAAGCGTGGTGGCTCTTCTGCATTTTTAAAAGTTGGGCAAATGGTCGCGGTGAGTGACCTCATCAGGGGAGTTGCGGTATCATCTGGTAATGACGCATGCATTGCACTTGCAGAAGGGGTTAGCGGCTCGCAAGAACAATTTGTGGAAGACATGAATGGTTTGGCGAAGGAGATGAATCTGACCAATAGCAGCTTCACAAACGTAACCGGATGGCCGGACGAAGGGCACGTGATGTCAGTTAGAGACATACTAACGCTGTCGGTCAGGATATTCGAGGACTTTCCCGAGTATTACCACGTGTTCGGCGAAAAGCAATTCACGTACAATGGCGTAACTCAAAAAAACTACAATACCTTGCTCAATTACAACGTGGGGGTGGATGGGATAAAGACCGGTCATACCGAAAAGGCGGGTTATGGAATAGCTGCATCAGCACAGAAGGATAACCGTCGCGTTTTTGTCGTTGTCAACGGGTTGAAAACCGAGACTGAAAGGGCATATGAGACCAAACGGTTGCTGCTGTATGCTTTCAATCGCTTCGAAACCAAAGTTATCTTCCCCGCCGGAAGCATAATAGGTGAGGTAAAGGTGTGGAATGGCAGGAGCAAAGCAATTAAAATGCACGTCCTCGATGATGTAGTCATAAGCTACCCAAAAGACTTATCCAAGGGCGTGAAGGCGTTTATCTCCCATAAAAGTATAGTGGCTGCTCCGGTGAAAAAAGGCCAGGAGATAGGAGTGCTTTCAGTGCAGATACCTGGCATGGCAGATAAAGTGTTTCCAGTCTACGCCGCTGCAGAGGTTGAAGCTCTGGGCCCAGTGCGCGCGTTTTTCAGATCACTAAAGCACGCTATTCTGCGCTAA
- the pgsA gene encoding CDP-diacylglycerol--glycerol-3-phosphate 3-phosphatidyltransferase has product MRKVLPNMLTIFRVLAIPAVVSSFYVGCGCARYVTLTIFLLACATDFLDGYLARMWRAQSKFGRLFDPVADKLIVLSAFIMLVYVGQITGLNVVCVVVIVCREVLVSGMREFFVAAGTSLPVSGMGKLKTVMQMTATGVLVVGDGGVVTRIGELLLWIAAALSVYSMYLYTRTAVEKTGI; this is encoded by the coding sequence TTGAGGAAGGTTTTGCCCAATATGCTGACCATTTTTAGGGTCCTTGCCATACCCGCCGTGGTCTCCAGCTTTTACGTAGGTTGCGGGTGTGCCCGGTACGTGACCTTGACCATATTTCTACTTGCCTGTGCAACCGATTTTCTTGATGGATACCTGGCTCGCATGTGGAGGGCGCAATCTAAGTTTGGTCGGCTGTTTGACCCGGTTGCTGATAAGCTTATAGTCCTTTCTGCCTTCATAATGCTGGTATACGTAGGGCAGATAACAGGTTTGAACGTTGTATGCGTTGTTGTTATCGTCTGCAGGGAAGTTCTAGTGTCTGGAATGCGTGAGTTCTTTGTTGCCGCGGGCACTAGTTTACCAGTAAGTGGCATGGGTAAGCTAAAAACCGTGATGCAAATGACCGCAACTGGAGTGCTCGTAGTCGGTGATGGGGGAGTTGTAACACGCATTGGGGAACTTCTTCTGTGGATTGCAGCCGCATTGTCGGTATATTCCATGTATCTGTATACTCGTACTGCGGTTGAGAAAACCGGAATCTGA
- a CDS encoding OmpH family outer membrane protein, translating into MQVFRMRRFLTLFFFVLLCSSGAGAEDASVSRPVLFIDSEKVLGEALVAKDIRAQLDRRRTELQSTFSRRGEELRKGEDELIKQKSILSSEAFEVKVAEFRKEVDSLNRDAAAKMSELEGMYSGAMEQVYNKVQQISKRLAGELGATIVFFIPRGQVAYVEDSADISERVLEALNKDLSRVSMGGS; encoded by the coding sequence ATGCAGGTATTTAGAATGCGCAGATTTCTCACACTATTTTTCTTTGTACTCCTTTGCTCGTCGGGTGCAGGCGCAGAGGATGCGTCGGTTAGCAGACCTGTATTGTTTATAGATTCGGAAAAGGTGCTGGGCGAGGCATTGGTCGCTAAGGACATTAGGGCGCAGTTGGATAGAAGGCGCACTGAGCTGCAGAGTACGTTTTCCCGTAGAGGCGAGGAGTTACGTAAGGGCGAGGATGAGCTAATAAAGCAGAAAAGCATATTGAGTTCCGAAGCGTTTGAGGTAAAAGTTGCGGAATTTAGAAAGGAGGTCGACTCTTTAAACAGGGATGCGGCGGCTAAAATGTCTGAGCTCGAAGGTATGTACAGCGGCGCCATGGAACAGGTTTATAATAAAGTCCAGCAGATCTCCAAGCGCTTGGCTGGCGAGCTTGGTGCCACAATTGTGTTCTTCATACCCAGAGGCCAGGTTGCCTACGTGGAAGACTCGGCTGATATTTCTGAGCGGGTGCTGGAGGCCCTTAATAAGGACCTGTCAAGGGTAAGCATGGGGGGAAGCTAG
- the panC gene encoding pantoate--beta-alanine ligase, producing the protein MGFKIMKIVRDVESMKGVLRPFAGRRVGLVPTMGALHSGHLSLVHEMKKHADVVVLSIFVNPLQFSPGEDYEKYPRCEEEDCKKCADAGVDVVYIPSVEGMYPDGFSTGVDVGPMARELCGASRHNFINGIMVVLIKLVMQTNAHCMILGEKDYQMLCLTRKLFRDLNIGVDVLQGDTVRSPEGLALSSRHKYLNGAEIAKAGFLYKFLLEVGKNLSDAPDDQQEIITRGKLRLEQEGFKVDYLEVRDNNTLERIQTFSRPARVFLAVNLGCCRLIDNILLA; encoded by the coding sequence GTGGGTTTTAAGATAATGAAAATTGTTAGGGATGTAGAGTCCATGAAGGGGGTGCTGCGCCCCTTTGCGGGGCGCAGGGTAGGGCTTGTGCCAACGATGGGTGCATTGCATTCCGGGCACCTCTCACTAGTGCACGAGATGAAGAAACACGCTGATGTGGTTGTTTTGAGTATATTCGTGAACCCCCTACAATTTTCTCCGGGTGAGGACTATGAAAAATACCCGAGGTGCGAGGAGGAAGACTGCAAAAAGTGTGCCGATGCCGGTGTTGATGTTGTATACATCCCAAGTGTTGAGGGTATGTATCCTGATGGTTTTTCCACCGGTGTAGATGTGGGTCCTATGGCGCGTGAGCTGTGTGGGGCATCCAGGCACAATTTTATCAATGGAATCATGGTTGTACTGATAAAGCTGGTTATGCAGACGAATGCGCACTGTATGATTCTCGGAGAAAAGGACTACCAAATGTTGTGCCTTACCCGGAAGCTATTCCGTGATCTTAACATAGGTGTAGACGTATTACAGGGGGACACCGTGAGGAGCCCGGAGGGGCTGGCGCTATCTTCCAGGCACAAATACTTGAACGGCGCGGAAATCGCCAAGGCAGGCTTTTTGTATAAATTTCTACTTGAGGTTGGGAAAAATCTGTCTGACGCTCCGGATGATCAACAGGAGATAATCACGCGCGGCAAGCTGCGTCTCGAACAAGAGGGATTTAAGGTTGACTATCTTGAGGTGCGCGATAACAACACGCTTGAGCGCATACAAACTTTCAGCAGGCCTGCGAGGGTTTTTTTGGCTGTAAATTTGGGATGTTGTCGACTGATAGACAATATTCTCCTGGCCTAG
- the fabZ gene encoding 3-hydroxyacyl-ACP dehydratase FabZ codes for MTIALDHKQIMRMLPHSYPFLLVDRVLECIPGKSIVALKNVTFNEPFFVGHFRNNPVMPGVLIIESMAQSSMLCVVTNRKEDEADGNRSVYFMSIDGAKFRRMVVPGDTLTIKSAVIHMRGTTCKFQCHAYVGDELASEAQILAMMG; via the coding sequence ATGACCATAGCGCTTGACCACAAGCAGATTATGCGGATGCTGCCCCACTCGTATCCGTTCTTGCTGGTAGACAGAGTTCTGGAGTGCATTCCCGGCAAGTCCATAGTTGCACTAAAGAACGTAACCTTCAATGAGCCGTTTTTTGTAGGACACTTTCGCAACAATCCGGTCATGCCTGGCGTGTTGATTATAGAGTCTATGGCCCAATCTTCGATGCTGTGCGTCGTAACCAACCGCAAAGAGGATGAGGCAGATGGGAATCGGTCAGTGTATTTTATGTCGATAGATGGGGCAAAGTTTCGCAGGATGGTTGTCCCGGGCGACACCCTAACGATAAAATCGGCAGTGATACACATGCGCGGCACCACCTGTAAATTTCAGTGCCACGCGTACGTTGGGGACGAGCTGGCATCTGAGGCACAAATTTTGGCAATGATGGGTTAA
- the bamA gene encoding outer membrane protein assembly factor BamA codes for MRYVPVFVLCVITCLSVAGPIVPTSAAAGVTRVKVVGNERLDSGTVQFYAKVPLTGDVTQPEIDEAIKNLYATSLFSRVSVRVEGNELVIRVKENPVVRSIKIVGNRVFSDKNLENDVLKMKKMSIFTEAKLKRDLSTLHALYQSRGMLGAKVSYAVRRAPHNAVDIVLNIVEGKATRIGEIRFVGNKAFSSSELRAIIYSKEHKLKEGFGLFGGSTKFFAERLVADQSILREFYTSRGFLDFRVKSVVSEVSQDLARAAVVFSVEEGKKYQFGESTVTVSDIAYSYEGIEKDLLELVLSKKGGVFDATMVNGSVARITAHLNERGNLFASVKSDYDVQGDVVNVKYSISLGHSVYIHRINILGNNRTLDNVIRRKLGIHEGDVYSTGAVRQSRKRLADMDFFETVDVETQKISDSLVDLNFRVKERGTGSFDIGAGFSSESGLVGKISVRERNAFGAGKMVAFDLSRSMTSLSGTLDLVTPNVLDSDVAFGVGVFYSQQGSPSSSGGTLGGLLSSSEGSFSSTNAGLSTRLSCNLTDSVAASLQYYYKYHSIHNIGESASIYIKEQEGRHFDSAVGYSLVYSSLDSTYKPSTGVFAKVSQLFSGIGGNLHYVKTEASSAHFFPVFRRIHNDIVLKVRPSFGYVFAYSGETVKIGQRFFVGNSEIRGFAASGIGPRDRNTKESLGGKLFYGLTTQLDFPIGLPEHLGIRGSVFADVASLSRLDSGVGGYDTSDLPRLSIGFGFSWKSPFGPVRIDFGFPIVKEKFDIKDRIRISTDAGI; via the coding sequence ATGAGATACGTCCCTGTTTTTGTTTTGTGTGTGATCACGTGTTTGTCCGTAGCGGGGCCTATTGTTCCCACTAGCGCAGCTGCTGGCGTGACAAGAGTCAAGGTAGTGGGCAACGAGAGGCTTGATTCTGGTACCGTGCAGTTTTACGCCAAAGTACCCTTAACAGGGGATGTTACGCAACCTGAAATAGACGAAGCGATAAAAAACCTATATGCAACTTCTCTCTTTTCCAGAGTCAGCGTTCGCGTAGAGGGGAATGAACTGGTAATCAGAGTAAAGGAGAACCCTGTAGTAAGGAGTATCAAAATCGTAGGCAACAGGGTGTTCTCTGACAAAAATCTTGAGAATGACGTACTCAAGATGAAAAAGATGAGTATTTTCACGGAGGCAAAGCTCAAGCGAGATCTGTCAACCCTACACGCGCTTTACCAGAGTAGGGGAATGCTGGGCGCAAAGGTGTCTTATGCAGTTAGGCGGGCTCCGCATAACGCGGTGGACATAGTGCTTAACATTGTTGAAGGAAAGGCCACCCGTATCGGTGAAATCAGGTTTGTGGGCAACAAGGCGTTTTCGTCCAGCGAGTTGAGGGCAATAATATACTCAAAGGAGCACAAGCTGAAGGAGGGTTTTGGCTTATTCGGCGGTAGCACAAAGTTCTTCGCAGAGCGATTAGTGGCGGACCAGTCCATTCTACGTGAGTTTTACACCAGCAGGGGGTTTCTTGACTTTAGAGTCAAGTCCGTGGTGTCAGAGGTAAGTCAGGATCTAGCACGCGCGGCCGTGGTATTCTCTGTAGAGGAGGGAAAGAAATACCAATTCGGCGAAAGCACAGTGACCGTGAGTGACATAGCGTACAGTTACGAGGGCATAGAAAAAGACCTGCTTGAACTTGTGCTATCAAAAAAGGGCGGGGTGTTTGACGCGACTATGGTAAATGGATCAGTGGCGCGTATAACTGCTCACCTTAATGAGCGCGGTAACTTGTTCGCCTCCGTTAAGAGCGACTACGACGTACAGGGTGACGTGGTAAATGTGAAGTACAGCATATCCCTGGGGCATAGTGTCTACATACATAGAATAAACATACTCGGCAACAATAGGACGTTAGACAACGTCATACGGCGCAAGCTCGGCATACACGAAGGGGACGTATACAGCACGGGCGCTGTTAGGCAGTCACGCAAAAGACTGGCAGATATGGACTTTTTCGAAACTGTAGATGTAGAAACTCAGAAGATCTCTGACAGCTTGGTAGATTTGAATTTCAGGGTGAAAGAGCGTGGTACCGGTTCGTTTGACATAGGTGCTGGCTTTTCCTCAGAAAGCGGCCTCGTTGGAAAGATTAGTGTGAGAGAGCGCAATGCGTTTGGCGCTGGGAAGATGGTCGCATTCGATCTATCTAGGTCCATGACCAGCTTGTCGGGAACGCTTGATCTGGTAACCCCCAATGTGCTCGACAGCGACGTTGCGTTTGGTGTGGGGGTGTTTTACTCACAGCAGGGCAGCCCATCTTCCTCTGGCGGTACTCTCGGTGGGCTGCTTTCTTCCTCCGAAGGCTCATTTAGCAGCACCAACGCGGGGCTTTCCACACGGCTGTCATGCAACCTCACTGATAGTGTCGCCGCGTCTCTGCAATATTACTACAAGTACCATAGCATACATAACATAGGGGAATCAGCCTCCATTTACATAAAAGAGCAAGAAGGGCGGCATTTTGATTCTGCGGTGGGTTATTCACTAGTCTACAGCAGTCTGGACAGCACTTACAAGCCCAGCACCGGGGTGTTTGCTAAGGTGAGCCAATTGTTTTCTGGGATAGGGGGAAACTTACACTACGTCAAGACAGAAGCCTCAAGCGCTCACTTCTTCCCGGTGTTCCGCAGAATACATAACGACATAGTGTTGAAGGTTAGGCCGTCCTTTGGGTATGTGTTTGCATATTCAGGTGAAACCGTAAAAATAGGACAGAGGTTCTTTGTGGGAAACAGCGAAATCAGAGGCTTCGCCGCTTCGGGGATCGGCCCCAGAGACCGCAATACCAAGGAATCTTTGGGTGGCAAGTTGTTCTACGGGCTCACCACCCAGCTTGACTTTCCCATAGGCCTGCCGGAACATTTAGGTATTAGGGGCTCAGTGTTTGCTGATGTGGCAAGCTTATCTCGGTTAGACTCAGGAGTCGGCGGGTATGATACTAGTGACCTGCCAAGGTTGTCCATAGGGTTTGGGTTCTCTTGGAAGTCTCCATTTGGGCCAGTAAGGATAGACTTCGGGTTTCCCATAGTGAAGGAAAAGTTTGACATTAAAGACAGAATTAGGATTTCCACGGATGCAGGTATTTAG
- a CDS encoding succinate dehydrogenase assembly factor 2, producing MDDFGLEGRKRRLLYRSTHRGCKETDILLGAFAERYLALLDEEELVRYEKIVELDDELLYSYVVGRRPVPDSIDKALVSRISACASGK from the coding sequence ATGGATGACTTTGGTCTCGAAGGGCGAAAACGCAGGTTGCTTTACAGAAGTACACATAGGGGCTGCAAGGAGACTGACATACTTTTGGGCGCCTTTGCTGAGAGGTATCTCGCCCTACTGGACGAGGAGGAGCTTGTGCGGTACGAGAAGATAGTAGAGCTTGATGATGAGTTGCTATATTCCTATGTAGTGGGTAGGCGGCCGGTGCCTGATTCTATAGACAAGGCGCTTGTGTCTCGCATATCGGCATGCGCGTCCGGCAAGTGA
- a CDS encoding M50 family metallopeptidase — protein MVSLARVFGAFQEGSFYIASFLLVLSVVVFVHEYGHYSVAKLCGVKVKTFSLGFGPELFGITDGSGTRWKFSLVPVGGYVKMLGDTQEDNLSEGEKSFAFNEKPLWQRFAVAGAGPLANLLFAVLVFFVLFATRGVMSPMPIVGAVLPGSTAEKVGLMVGDRIVEVDGHEVSWFEEIRHYIAGSPNQEFTVVFLRDGVQHSIKLSSDVWSDDARRLGIAANISPETTRARRLPVVRAAVESFRCIFRIVKITLVAVVQLVTGARGIDELGGPVRIAKHSGESIRNKEGLWFVGLISANLGVVNLLPIPMLDGGYMLQYVLQGVFRRRTINPKYQNVMMAIGFVLLVSMMVFVTFNDVKSILK, from the coding sequence ATGGTTTCCTTAGCGCGGGTGTTTGGCGCTTTTCAGGAGGGTTCTTTCTACATTGCCTCCTTTCTTCTTGTACTTTCCGTAGTTGTGTTCGTGCACGAGTATGGGCACTACTCGGTGGCAAAGTTGTGTGGGGTTAAGGTAAAGACGTTCTCCCTTGGATTCGGGCCCGAGCTGTTTGGAATCACGGATGGGTCGGGCACTAGATGGAAGTTCAGCCTGGTACCCGTTGGAGGGTACGTAAAGATGCTCGGCGACACGCAGGAGGATAATCTCTCTGAGGGTGAGAAGTCTTTCGCATTCAACGAAAAGCCGTTGTGGCAGCGGTTCGCCGTTGCCGGTGCCGGGCCGCTAGCAAATTTGCTGTTTGCCGTATTAGTATTCTTCGTGTTGTTCGCCACTAGGGGGGTGATGAGCCCGATGCCAATAGTTGGTGCCGTACTTCCTGGAAGCACAGCAGAGAAGGTCGGGCTCATGGTGGGTGACAGGATAGTTGAGGTTGACGGGCATGAGGTTTCGTGGTTTGAGGAGATACGACATTATATCGCCGGGAGCCCAAATCAAGAGTTTACAGTGGTGTTCCTCCGCGATGGCGTGCAGCATTCTATCAAACTCTCTTCGGATGTGTGGTCTGACGATGCACGTAGGTTGGGCATAGCTGCTAACATATCCCCGGAGACCACTAGGGCTAGGCGTCTGCCCGTAGTACGGGCCGCGGTTGAGTCCTTCAGGTGCATCTTCAGAATAGTAAAAATAACCCTGGTGGCAGTCGTGCAGCTTGTGACAGGCGCTCGTGGCATAGACGAGCTTGGCGGGCCGGTTAGGATTGCTAAACACTCTGGTGAGTCAATCAGAAACAAAGAGGGATTGTGGTTTGTAGGGTTGATCTCCGCAAACTTGGGGGTTGTCAATCTCCTCCCCATACCTATGCTCGATGGGGGGTATATGCTGCAGTATGTCCTGCAGGGAGTTTTCCGCAGGAGAACCATAAATCCCAAGTATCAGAATGTCATGATGGCTATAGGCTTCGTGCTCCTGGTATCTATGATGGTTTTCGTCACCTTCAATGACGTCAAGAGCATTTTGAAGTGA
- a CDS encoding protein-disulfide reductase DsbD family protein, giving the protein MERTFLNVLMLALVGGLMLNLMPCVFPILSLKVLSIVRKSSKSRWDTVVDGVYYTAGVMSSMLLLSLALLLLRSAGHFLGWGFQMQSPALVIGLLHVTFLVGMSFSGFFDLSIKVPFISAMAAHNVGSFFAGVLSALIGTPCSAPFMVSAVSFALLQPGPRSVAIFQVMGLGMALPYLVISCSPGLTRLLPKPGQWMEYLKQFLAFPMYATSAWLLHVLVSQKGIHVLLPTALSIVVVSSGIWFLRVMSSVKMQASKALVVLLPLFIVGSAVYIDRFRGHDHEYGKLAQVEFSEARLARLLRKGKTVFLAVGAEWCLTCKVNEKVLESAPVQSFLRAHGVTYMKADWTNMDSTIAEYLNERGGGGIPFYELYVKGESVGPMPQIFSEKAILEILSKHLNASPNSKVSAE; this is encoded by the coding sequence ATGGAACGTACATTTCTCAACGTATTAATGCTTGCGCTTGTTGGGGGCTTGATGCTCAACCTAATGCCTTGCGTGTTTCCCATATTGTCGCTGAAAGTGTTATCCATAGTACGGAAAAGCTCAAAAAGTAGGTGGGATACCGTAGTGGATGGGGTGTACTACACGGCCGGGGTTATGAGTAGCATGCTGCTCTTATCTTTGGCGCTGCTTTTGCTGCGCTCTGCAGGCCACTTTCTTGGTTGGGGGTTTCAGATGCAATCCCCAGCTTTGGTTATTGGCCTACTACACGTAACTTTTCTTGTGGGCATGTCATTTTCTGGCTTTTTTGACTTATCCATCAAAGTGCCGTTCATCAGTGCGATGGCTGCGCACAATGTTGGAAGTTTTTTTGCCGGGGTTCTTTCCGCACTGATCGGCACTCCATGCTCGGCCCCGTTCATGGTGTCAGCAGTGAGCTTTGCCCTACTGCAACCAGGGCCGCGTTCTGTTGCAATATTTCAGGTCATGGGGCTGGGTATGGCGCTTCCATATCTGGTTATATCATGCTCCCCGGGTCTGACTCGCCTACTTCCGAAACCCGGACAGTGGATGGAGTACCTTAAGCAGTTTCTTGCATTCCCGATGTATGCAACTTCCGCGTGGCTATTGCACGTTCTAGTGAGCCAGAAGGGCATACATGTCCTACTACCGACGGCGTTATCAATCGTTGTGGTGTCATCAGGGATATGGTTTCTGCGAGTTATGTCCAGTGTAAAAATGCAGGCATCCAAGGCTTTGGTTGTGCTCTTACCGCTCTTTATCGTTGGCTCCGCTGTGTATATTGATCGCTTTCGTGGGCACGATCACGAGTATGGGAAGCTGGCGCAGGTAGAGTTTTCCGAGGCAAGGTTAGCAAGGCTGTTGAGAAAAGGCAAAACAGTGTTTTTAGCTGTGGGAGCCGAGTGGTGTCTTACCTGTAAGGTTAATGAAAAAGTGCTTGAATCCGCACCGGTGCAGAGTTTTCTGCGCGCGCATGGTGTCACATACATGAAGGCGGACTGGACCAATATGGATAGCACTATTGCCGAATATTTGAATGAGCGCGGTGGTGGTGGCATTCCGTTTTACGAGCTATACGTCAAGGGGGAATCCGTGGGGCCCATGCCACAAATTTTTAGCGAGAAAGCGATTCTTGAGATTTTGAGCAAGCACCTAAACGCGAGCCCAAATTCCAAAGTTAGCGCAGAATAG
- the purH gene encoding bifunctional phosphoribosylaminoimidazolecarboxamide formyltransferase/IMP cyclohydrolase, with the protein MTASSTGGTALISVYDKTNIEKLAQFIAARGFRIIATKNTCGLLQQAGVAAVEVSEYTGYPEMMDGRVKTLHPKIFAGILRNGDSHNSELDRFSIDAIDLVIVNLYPFQSFATTKAADGEVVEQIDIGGVSLLRAGAKNFQHVTVIPDVHEYEGLMQEMSNNQGATTLGYRRRLAAKTFATISSYDSCIHAWLNGAEAPDMPQEIIIRGRKIQDLRIGENPHQKAAVYSMYHDSSPMALPIEQMHGKELSFNNIVDIESAVAIVAEFDVPAVSVIKHGNPCGVAVSSADIDDAYEKAITCDPKSSFGGIIACNRQVTEEIAHKVADVFVEAVVAPGFAEDALKVLYAKKNLRVVRCTPYTASRLVFKSTLGSGLLMQERNCSAIGIDDLLKVTTKTASPMVLQDLLFAWRVCKHVKSNAIVMARDGRAIGVGAGQMSRVDSVELAIKKAQDCTGAVMASDAFFPFADSIHHAATAGISAIVQPGGSLRDKEVIEAANDSGIAMYFTGLRSFCH; encoded by the coding sequence ATGACTGCTTCATCAACGGGCGGGACAGCTCTGATATCGGTGTACGACAAGACAAATATTGAGAAACTAGCCCAGTTTATAGCGGCAAGAGGGTTTCGCATAATAGCGACAAAAAACACATGTGGCCTGCTGCAGCAGGCTGGTGTTGCTGCAGTTGAAGTTTCGGAATATACCGGATACCCAGAGATGATGGACGGCCGAGTTAAGACTCTGCACCCCAAAATATTCGCCGGCATTTTGCGTAATGGAGACAGTCATAATTCCGAATTAGACAGGTTCTCTATAGACGCGATTGATCTTGTCATCGTTAATCTATACCCCTTCCAGAGCTTCGCGACCACTAAGGCCGCGGATGGCGAGGTGGTGGAACAGATAGACATAGGCGGGGTGTCGCTTTTAAGGGCTGGAGCTAAGAATTTTCAGCACGTTACGGTTATACCTGATGTGCACGAATATGAGGGGCTGATGCAGGAAATGTCCAATAACCAGGGCGCAACAACACTAGGGTATAGAAGGCGCTTGGCCGCCAAAACTTTCGCCACCATATCTTCTTATGACTCATGCATTCATGCGTGGTTAAACGGCGCAGAAGCGCCAGACATGCCACAAGAGATAATAATACGCGGCAGGAAAATTCAGGATTTGCGCATTGGTGAGAACCCGCATCAGAAAGCTGCCGTGTACAGTATGTACCACGATAGCTCGCCTATGGCGTTGCCCATCGAGCAGATGCACGGCAAAGAGCTGAGCTTTAATAACATCGTCGATATAGAGTCTGCCGTCGCGATAGTGGCCGAGTTTGATGTTCCAGCAGTTTCCGTAATAAAGCATGGGAACCCCTGCGGGGTGGCAGTCTCTAGCGCGGACATAGATGACGCCTATGAGAAGGCAATTACTTGTGACCCAAAAAGCAGTTTCGGGGGAATAATAGCGTGCAATAGGCAGGTTACAGAGGAGATAGCGCACAAAGTCGCCGATGTATTTGTGGAGGCGGTGGTTGCCCCGGGTTTTGCTGAAGACGCACTGAAAGTATTGTACGCAAAAAAGAACTTACGTGTAGTGAGATGCACGCCCTACACCGCAAGCAGGTTGGTTTTCAAAAGCACGCTTGGTAGCGGCTTGCTGATGCAGGAACGTAACTGCAGCGCGATAGGTATCGACGACCTGCTCAAGGTCACAACTAAAACAGCGTCCCCCATGGTACTGCAGGATCTGCTATTCGCATGGCGAGTATGCAAACATGTAAAGTCCAATGCAATTGTAATGGCGCGCGACGGGCGCGCCATAGGAGTGGGAGCAGGACAAATGAGTAGGGTTGACAGCGTAGAACTTGCCATCAAAAAGGCGCAAGACTGTACTGGCGCCGTTATGGCATCTGACGCATTTTTCCCATTTGCAGATAGCATACATCACGCCGCAACTGCAGGCATATCCGCCATAGTGCAGCCTGGTGGCTCTTTGCGGGACAAAGAAGTAATAGAAGCTGCTAACGATAGTGGCATTGCGATGTATTTCACGGGCCTCAGGAGTTTTTGTCACTAG